Sequence from the Candidatus Methanomethylicota archaeon genome:
TTAATTTAAATCTGGGGTATATTTGTGTTCTTTCTTGATAGACTTGATCTAGATAGACGTTTTAGACTTTTACGTAAGGAACTTGAAGGTAAGAATATTAGTGAAGAATTAAGAGGTTGGAATTTTGATTCTCCTCCTGTTGAACCTTCTTCACGTTCAATTCTTTTTAGTGTTAGTACATTAGCAAGTCGTTATTGTGAATCAATGA
This genomic interval carries:
- the cas4 gene encoding CRISPR-associated protein Cas4 — protein: MFFLDRLDLDRRFRLLRKELEGKNISEELRGWNFDSPPVEPSSRSILFSVSTLASRYCESM